Below is a window of Arabidopsis thaliana chromosome 2, partial sequence DNA.
CAATTTCATCATATACACTATATAAAATCCAGCTTGGAACTTAAAAACCCTCACTTTCTACACATTAAGCTCATCATATCAGTTACACAAACCTCATTTTCTGTACATTAAGCTCATCGTAGATGTAATACAATTACAAACTCAACTCCAAACCTTATGAATCAAATTCGAAATTTCCACAATCTACTAATCAATCACACATTCAAGtaagataataagaaaaagggaAGCTTACGTTGCTGTATTAAGCGTCTGGGCAGCTTCGAGAGATTCCGCAAAATCTTTACCCAGTTTCTCCAACTCCGCAATCACACATCTACATAACAGCTCCAACGAAAGCATAATAAGAAATTTGGTAAATTGATATGAGCTCGTGAATGTGAAGATGCAATAAGAGATATAAACCTGGTGGTGAAGAGCTTGACGGGACCTCCGAGGAGTTCAGAGACAGCAGTGTCGGCGGGAGTGATCTCATTAGTGACAAGATGGTGGACGAAAGTGCCGTCGCAAAGGACTTTGTAGGGTTGACGGAATCCGTAACAGACCGTGAAGAATCTCACGGTTCTCCTGTTTTTCTTCTGCCTCTTcactctcatcttcttctccttctagTCTCTACTCTGCGATTTTTCTCAGAGCGCGAAGACGACGctggaattagggttttagttttttttcttgttcggTGGAGATAAACCGCCGATTAACTTATTAATTTGGAAATTTCGGTTTTTATTGGTTTGCTTGGTTCGTTTTGGTGATATTACCATCGtcatcaaaaaacaaataattggCAAACTTACTAACCTatgttttcgatttttgtcctaaattttgaattgtttgtAAGGTAACAATTTCAACtgaattatattaatattttgcaaAAATGTTGGAGGCTAATAGGATTCTGCTCTCGACCTCCAACTTGAACAGTTAGCGAGAGAATCAaacaacttgttttttttttttttatcaaacaactTGTTAGTTGTCATGAGTCCAGTACTCTTCATCTTGCATTGTAGTCTGTTTATCATTTGAAATTCCTTTAGGAAAAACCACAAAGGCTGTTCACCAAACACAAACTAGAAAAAAAGTATGTTTATCTTTGCAGACCTTgaacactttttctttctctttatgaTCACCCACAGTGCTCCAATGACAAGTTAACATTGACTAGACTAATGTGAGAAGAGTGTAAGCTGGAGACAAAATGgaaaacatgttttcaaaGTACAGTTTGCCAATGagttatttcttttatttggtaTGTAGATCCAGAATCTAACAAGTAATCAGTTATTTGTTCCTATCAAACCCTGCAATTGCGCTAGatctaaagaagaagctaacaAATTTGTTGTCATGTCATCATGACATGTCTTGAACTCTAGGCAGGCTTGGTACATCTGTCTTGAATTCTTTTCATGAGCTCATGTCTCTtcttacatgtttttatttgttgattttgctaTCTCTACTATGTATTTGCATAGTATTGTATTGCTTTCGTTTTggttctatatatatagaagtaACATGTAACAATAACATTGcaaatttttaatgtttaacaaaatcattgaAAGATCAAGAATAGAGGTACAATATCATTAAATAAGTGAAAACTTAATTATTAAGCAGCGgtataaagataaaaattttGCCGAGTCTCATTATCGATCTGCTATGCCTTTAGGTTACTAATCTAAAAtcattgaaagaaaaagaaacaaaccaaaacaaataactaaAAGTTGATCACGCAGACGCAGAAGACGTAGAGGTAGACGTAGACGCAGTAGCAGTAGCAGGCGAATCTTCCTCTCCGCCACAACATTTGAGTAATCGTTTGGCGCAATAGAAACACGCCACAAAAGCCGAGATGAGGATGAGACCAACAAACACGATGGTTAAAATGTAACCAATATTCATCATATTGCTCTTCGAATTCACTACAccaaaaaatttcttctttttaactttgtttcgtgacttcttcttctccggtatAGATTATGCTTATATACACGTCCTGTCAAACACACAAATGACAAGTTTAACATTTGtgaaaaatacatatttacCTTTTTCACTAAGGAACATTGGAAGTTTAACATTTTACGGTACTTTCTTGATCATCATGCCATCAAATATGTACATGTGTATTTAGTGAATCAAATctattaaactatttttaacattttattccAAAACCGTAATATATAGGGCATCTTGCTTACATatgtgtttccttttttaacaattttttttttgtgagatccttttttattacaaatatttattgtcACAACTCACAATGATTATTACATTGTTTCTTTCTGTAATTTATctattattttagttaatttctttttcataatatatCTAAAGGCTGCAATTGGCTAGTGATGTAAAATGTCTTGAATACTGTATCcattttaatctctttttttataaagataatATCATTTAGTAATCTCATAAAAGCCTTCCCTATGTAATTCCCACAGGCCACAACCGTGCTCAATATACTTTTACATCTCTCTTCAAATGATGATTAGGAATTCAGAATCATACCTTAATTTATGTTCTGTAGATAAATGTTCTTCTGATGACTTTCCTCGAACGTTGAGTTAAGCTGAGAAACACAAAGATTGATAATACATAACTAAAGCATACAATGCTACAAATCACTACTTAATCCAAAACCACACACTTGACTGTGATTTTACCTCCTTGATTCGGTTTCGCAGGTTCTCGATTTGTAACCGGTTCTCTGATCTAAACCTCTCAACATTTTGCATAAACTCATTCATCTCTGAACATTTCACCTTGTAATACTTCTCCCTCTCTTCATCTAACTCTTTCAGCTCCTCAACCTCAATCTTCAGTGTCCTATTCTCCAATACCATTCAACagaaaccaatcaaaaacattattatgaCATCACAACCATCATCAAACCAAGAGTCAAGAATGATTTAACCTCAATTGTTGTATATAGCTGTGGTATTTGGAGTCGAGATCATCGATGTTAGATCTGAGAATTGTGATCTTCAGGTTTTGTGCTGCTATTTTCTGTTCTAGCATCAAACATCTGCGTTCAATGGATTGTATAGTTGCGTGCTTCGATGCTAAAATCTGTGCTTTGTTCACTTGTAGTTCTTTCTCCGCCTACTCAAACATTATAATCAAACAGAACCAGAAAACGATCAACAATTTGGATTCAGAAatttcaaattgaaaaatacTGTTATAGTGATGATCGATAAATTGATGCAGAATATGATAATGATCTGTTTTTAGATAATTCTCTTGATTTCGAATTGAATTAGAGCAATAGTTCATCAAACCAGAGATCTCGATTAGCACATGGATATAGCGATTCTCACATTTACATACTAGCGACATTGAAACTCGATGATGCAGTGGAACGAAGAGAAGCTAGGATTCTAAATTGATCGATACCTGGAGAAGATTGAGTCGTTGGTTTCTGGTGAACTCCATTTGATCGAGCCTCTCCTTGAAAGCTGAAGAAAGCGCCATagctagagagagagaatttgaattttcaacTCTGGGAGATTGGAATAACTGAATAAGCAGAGTCAACTCAACTATTATAGGCACCGTTATTTAAGGCCCATAACATTTAGAGTCAAATACTACTAAGCCCATTAAGTCGATTTTACAGTTTCCAAGTTCTTCGTCACTGAACTGATTTGTAGTTTTT
It encodes the following:
- a CDS encoding cytomegalovirus UL139 protein (CONTAINS InterPro DOMAIN/s: Herpesvirus UL139, cytomegalovirus (InterPro:IPR021042); Has 30201 Blast hits to 17322 proteins in 780 species: Archae - 12; Bacteria - 1396; Metazoa - 17338; Fungi - 3422; Plants - 5037; Viruses - 0; Other Eukaryotes - 2996 (source: NCBI BLink).), producing the protein MALSSAFKERLDQMEFTRNQRLNLLQAEKELQVNKAQILASKHATIQSIERRCLMLEQKIAAQNLKITILRSNIDDLDSKYHSYIQQLRTLKIEVEELKELDEEREKYYKVKCSEMNEFMQNVERFRSENRLQIENLRNRIKELNSTFEESHQKNIYLQNIN